A window of the Bradyrhizobium ottawaense genome harbors these coding sequences:
- a CDS encoding electron transfer flavoprotein-ubiquinone oxidoreductase yields MSTEELPPRESMEFDVVIVGAGPSGLAAAIRLKQLNADLNIVVVEKGSEVGAHILSGAVIDPVSLDKLVPDWREDADCPLKTQVKDDRFYWTTATSAIRLPNFMMPPLMDNHHCYIGSLGNVCRWLAPKAEALGVEIYPGFAAVEVLYDDKGAVRGIATGDMGIAKDGSHKDSYTRGMELLGKYTLFAEGARGSLSKQLIAKFSLDANSEPPKFGIGLKEVWEIDPAKHQKGLIQHSFGWPLNNSTGGGSFLYHYDDNKVAVGFVLHLNYDDPYLSPFDEFQRFKTHPSIRSVFEGGKRLAYGARAITEGGYQSVPRLSFPGGALIGCAAGFVNVPRIKGVHNAMGSGMLAAEHVAAALGAGRTNDELSEYENAWRDSAIGKDLHRVRNVKPLWSKFGTIVGVALGGFDMWTNTLFGFSLFGTQSHAKPDRKTLDPARTHAPIAYPKPDGKISFDKLSSVFMSNTNHEEDQPVHLKVADLNLQKTSEHDVFAGPSNRYCPAGVYEWVEEAAGPRFQINAQNCVHCKTCDIKDPNGNITWVPPEGGGGPNYEAM; encoded by the coding sequence ATGAGCACCGAAGAACTTCCCCCGCGCGAATCCATGGAATTTGACGTCGTGATCGTCGGCGCCGGCCCGTCGGGCCTCGCGGCCGCGATCCGGCTCAAGCAGCTCAACGCGGACCTCAACATCGTCGTGGTGGAGAAGGGTTCCGAGGTCGGCGCGCATATCCTGTCGGGCGCGGTGATCGATCCGGTTTCGCTCGACAAACTGGTGCCGGACTGGCGCGAAGACGCCGACTGCCCGCTCAAGACCCAGGTCAAGGACGACCGCTTCTACTGGACGACGGCGACCAGTGCGATCCGGCTGCCGAACTTCATGATGCCGCCGCTGATGGACAACCATCACTGCTATATCGGCTCGCTCGGCAATGTCTGCCGCTGGCTGGCGCCGAAGGCGGAGGCGCTCGGCGTCGAAATCTATCCGGGCTTCGCCGCGGTTGAAGTGCTGTACGACGACAAGGGCGCGGTGCGCGGCATCGCCACCGGCGACATGGGCATCGCCAAGGACGGCAGCCACAAGGATTCCTACACCCGCGGCATGGAGCTGCTCGGCAAGTACACGCTGTTCGCCGAAGGCGCGCGGGGCAGCCTCTCCAAGCAACTGATCGCGAAGTTCTCGCTCGACGCCAACAGCGAGCCGCCTAAATTCGGCATCGGCCTGAAAGAGGTCTGGGAGATCGATCCGGCCAAGCACCAGAAGGGCTTGATCCAGCATTCGTTCGGCTGGCCGCTGAACAATTCGACCGGCGGCGGCTCGTTCCTCTATCACTACGACGACAACAAGGTCGCGGTCGGCTTCGTGCTGCATCTGAACTACGACGATCCGTACCTCTCGCCGTTCGATGAGTTCCAGCGCTTCAAGACCCATCCGTCGATCCGCAGCGTGTTCGAAGGCGGCAAGCGGCTGGCCTATGGCGCCCGCGCCATCACCGAGGGCGGCTACCAGTCGGTGCCGCGCCTGAGTTTTCCGGGCGGCGCGCTGATCGGCTGCGCCGCGGGTTTTGTGAATGTGCCGCGCATCAAGGGCGTGCATAATGCGATGGGCTCCGGGATGCTGGCGGCGGAACATGTCGCCGCCGCGCTCGGCGCCGGCCGCACCAATGACGAGCTTTCGGAATACGAAAATGCCTGGCGGGATTCCGCCATCGGCAAGGACCTGCACCGGGTTCGCAACGTCAAGCCGCTATGGTCGAAGTTCGGCACCATCGTCGGCGTGGCGCTCGGCGGCTTCGACATGTGGACCAACACGCTGTTCGGCTTCTCGCTGTTCGGAACCCAGTCGCATGCCAAGCCCGACCGCAAGACGCTGGATCCGGCCAGGACCCATGCGCCGATCGCCTACCCGAAGCCGGACGGCAAGATTTCCTTCGACAAGCTGTCGTCGGTGTTCATGTCCAATACCAACCACGAAGAGGACCAGCCGGTTCATCTGAAGGTCGCGGACCTCAACCTGCAGAAGACCTCCGAACACGACGTCTTTGCCGGGCCGTCGAATCGCTATTGCCCGGCCGGCGTTTACGAATGGGTCGAGGAAGCTGCCGGCCCGCGCTTCCAGATCAACGCCCAGAACTGCGTCCACTGCAAAACCTGCGACATAAAGGACCCGAACGGCAACATTACCTGGGTTCCCCCGGAGGGCGGCGGCGGGCCCAACTACGAGGCGATGTAA
- a CDS encoding uracil-DNA glycosylase, producing MDFMPEPAPTVQQLLAFYLEAGVDCALGDAPADRLAEPDSVPVAVAAPREIVPPRPAREIPAAMPAVPRADVALAPDEAISSAREAARTAPSLEALRQLLENFDGCALKHTATRLVFADGNPQARVMFVGEAPGREEDIEGLPFVGRSGKLLDRMIAAIGLDRSKAYIANVIPWRPPGNRTPTPQETQICLPFIRRQIELVNPDVLVTLGNPSTQTLLSTRDGIMKTRGKWVDYDTGTRTIRALATFHPAYLLRSPSYKRMTWQDLRAIAKALENPAAPT from the coding sequence ATGGATTTCATGCCCGAACCAGCACCTACCGTGCAGCAATTGCTGGCCTTTTATCTGGAGGCCGGGGTTGATTGCGCGCTTGGCGACGCGCCGGCCGACCGGCTGGCCGAGCCGGATAGCGTTCCCGTCGCCGTCGCCGCGCCCCGCGAGATCGTGCCGCCAAGACCGGCGCGGGAAATTCCGGCGGCGATGCCGGCCGTGCCCCGGGCCGACGTGGCGCTGGCGCCGGACGAAGCGATTTCCTCCGCCCGGGAGGCGGCGCGAACCGCGCCTTCGCTGGAGGCGCTGCGGCAGCTGCTTGAAAACTTCGACGGCTGCGCGCTGAAACACACCGCCACCCGGCTGGTGTTCGCCGATGGCAACCCGCAGGCCCGCGTCATGTTCGTCGGCGAGGCGCCCGGGCGCGAAGAGGATATCGAGGGACTGCCGTTCGTCGGCCGTTCCGGCAAGCTGCTGGACCGGATGATCGCGGCGATCGGGCTCGACCGCAGCAAGGCCTATATCGCCAACGTGATTCCGTGGCGGCCGCCCGGCAACCGGACGCCGACCCCGCAGGAAACCCAGATCTGCCTGCCGTTCATCCGCAGGCAGATCGAACTGGTCAATCCCGACGTGCTGGTGACGCTCGGCAATCCCTCGACGCAGACGCTGCTGTCGACCCGCGACGGCATCATGAAGACCCGCGGCAAGTGGGTTGATTACGACACCGGCACGCGCACCATCCGCGCCTTGGCAACCTTTCATCCGGCCTATCTGCTGCGCTCGCCGTCCTACAAGCGGATGACCTGGCAGGATCTGCGCGCGATCGCAAAGGCGCTGGAGAACCCGGCCGCGCCGACGTAG
- a CDS encoding glycosyltransferase family 39 protein: MRFTSLVVELIRARPRLVVLLVVLLQAALWLILPVLLYRSPPGELATVLAFGREYQVGTYFGPPLAFWLADIAFRAVGNYMFGVYLLAQLCAIATFWAFYQLARAIVGGQQAVLAVLLSMTVVAFSSPGVEFGPLVLARPLWALLLLHSWQIIGQNRRSAWFAWSIEAGLLLLTTSAAIGLLLLVAGFAVATVRGRRTLMSLDPLYALLVIVVLALPWLIWIVRADVLTMPPWPAIDDLSARALHWGGLLGGLVLAMSGIVLLVVLNSGWFARNAEEAPIIYRPPVDPLARQFVYCFAIGPALLGSLVAGLFNLERVSGGAGVVLLMSGLAVIVATGDLVYLRRQRLLRSVWAVAVAAPAFVAIAATLFLPWTGSNEVQTSLPAKAIAHFFGDSFERRTNQKLRAVTGDPQLASFIAMDAGRPHLLLDTTPERTPWLSVAKFNETGGVVVWRASDTLGTPPPELLQRFPGLVPEVPRVFEWLVNGRQPLLRVGWAIVRPKAQ; encoded by the coding sequence ATGCGCTTCACCTCCCTGGTTGTCGAACTGATCCGCGCCCGGCCGCGGCTGGTGGTGTTGCTTGTGGTGCTGCTGCAGGCCGCATTGTGGCTGATACTGCCGGTGCTGCTCTATCGCAGCCCGCCCGGGGAACTCGCGACCGTGCTGGCCTTCGGCCGGGAATACCAGGTCGGAACCTATTTCGGTCCGCCGCTGGCGTTCTGGCTTGCCGATATCGCCTTCCGCGCCGTCGGCAATTACATGTTCGGCGTCTATCTGCTGGCGCAGCTCTGTGCGATCGCCACCTTCTGGGCCTTCTATCAACTCGCGCGTGCCATCGTCGGCGGACAGCAGGCGGTGCTCGCGGTGCTGCTCTCGATGACGGTGGTGGCCTTCAGCTCGCCCGGCGTCGAATTCGGCCCGCTGGTGCTGGCGCGGCCGCTATGGGCGCTGCTGCTGCTGCATTCGTGGCAGATCATCGGCCAGAACCGGCGCAGCGCGTGGTTCGCCTGGTCGATCGAGGCCGGCCTGTTGCTGCTGACGACCTCGGCCGCGATCGGGCTGTTGCTGCTGGTCGCAGGCTTTGCGGTCGCTACCGTGCGCGGGCGGCGCACCCTGATGTCGCTCGACCCGCTGTATGCGCTGCTGGTGATTGTCGTGCTGGCGCTGCCCTGGCTGATCTGGATCGTCCGCGCCGATGTGCTGACGATGCCGCCCTGGCCTGCGATCGACGATCTCTCGGCCCGCGCGCTGCACTGGGGCGGCCTGCTCGGCGGCCTGGTGCTGGCAATGTCGGGCATCGTGCTGCTGGTAGTGCTCAACTCCGGCTGGTTCGCCCGCAACGCGGAGGAGGCGCCGATCATCTACCGGCCGCCGGTCGATCCGCTGGCGCGCCAGTTCGTCTATTGCTTTGCGATCGGTCCGGCGCTGCTCGGCAGCCTGGTCGCTGGCCTGTTCAATCTCGAGCGCGTCAGCGGCGGCGCCGGCGTTGTCTTGCTGATGTCCGGTCTTGCCGTGATCGTCGCGACCGGTGACCTCGTCTATCTCAGGCGCCAGCGTCTGTTGCGCTCGGTCTGGGCGGTGGCGGTTGCCGCGCCCGCTTTCGTGGCGATCGCGGCGACGTTGTTTCTTCCCTGGACCGGCTCCAACGAAGTGCAGACCTCGTTGCCGGCGAAGGCGATCGCGCATTTCTTCGGCGACAGCTTTGAACGGCGAACCAACCAGAAGCTTCGCGCCGTGACGGGCGATCCGCAACTGGCGAGCTTCATTGCGATGGACGCCGGCCGGCCGCATCTGCTGCTCGATACCACCCCGGAACGAACGCCGTGGCTGTCGGTTGCGAAATTCAACGAGACCGGCGGTGTCGTGGTCTGGCGCGCGTCCGATACTTTGGGCACGCCGCCGCCCGAACTCTTGCAACGCTTTCCCGGCCTGGTGCCGGAAGTGCCGCGCGTGTTCGAATGGCTGGTGAACGGCCGCCAACCGCTGCTGCGCGTCGGCTGGGCCATCGTGCGGCCGAAGGCGCAGTAG
- a CDS encoding ribonuclease HII → MIRDKSSKTKAKPARGVIAVTPPSFRRERALIKRGVWPVAGCDEAGRGPLAGPVVAAAVVLDPKRIPKGIDDSKRLTAERREELFEEICATASFAVAFASPARIDRDNILRASLWALTRAVQALPENPRHVFVDGRDRIDVACDCDAVIGGDGIVMSIAAASIIAKVTRDRLMCALALDCPGYGFETHKGYAVPEHREALDRLGPSVHHRRFFAPVVAAREKHQPETVVIERDLFTVETQIVTEIPATI, encoded by the coding sequence ATGATTCGGGACAAGTCTTCAAAGACAAAAGCCAAACCGGCCAGGGGCGTGATCGCGGTGACGCCGCCGAGCTTTCGCCGCGAGCGCGCGCTGATCAAGCGCGGCGTCTGGCCGGTGGCCGGTTGCGACGAGGCCGGGCGCGGCCCGCTGGCGGGGCCGGTGGTGGCTGCCGCCGTCGTGCTGGATCCAAAGCGAATCCCCAAGGGCATCGACGATTCCAAGCGGCTCACCGCCGAGCGCCGCGAGGAATTGTTCGAGGAGATCTGCGCGACCGCATCGTTTGCGGTCGCCTTTGCCTCGCCGGCGCGGATCGACCGCGACAACATCCTGCGCGCCTCGCTGTGGGCACTGACGCGCGCCGTGCAGGCGCTGCCGGAAAACCCGCGGCATGTCTTTGTCGACGGCCGCGACCGCATCGACGTCGCCTGCGATTGCGATGCCGTGATCGGCGGCGACGGCATTGTGATGTCGATCGCCGCCGCTTCCATCATCGCCAAGGTGACGCGCGACCGCCTGATGTGTGCGCTGGCACTGGATTGCCCCGGCTACGGTTTTGAGACCCACAAGGGCTACGCAGTCCCCGAGCATCGCGAGGCGCTGGACCGGCTCGGCCCGAGCGTCCATCACCGCCGCTTCTTTGCGCCTGTGGTCGCGGCGCGCGAGAAGCACCAGCCAGAAACCGTCGTCATCGAGCGTGACTTGTTCACGGTTGAGACGCAGATCGTGACCGAAATTCCGGCAACCATTTAG
- a CDS encoding VOC family protein, translating to MSSNAPTPRFTVITLGVGDIRASIAFYEALGFQRKFRATGEAVAFFDTGGTVIGLFPWDQLAADVTLPDQPRPTAFRGVTLAWNCGSVEEVDQVLDFAISKGASLLKPAHKTDYGGYSGYFGDPDNHPWEVVVAPGIEVGDDRRVHLPD from the coding sequence ATGAGTTCCAACGCACCCACCCCGCGCTTCACCGTCATCACGCTCGGCGTCGGCGACATCCGCGCCAGCATCGCTTTTTATGAAGCGCTGGGCTTTCAACGGAAATTTCGCGCCACCGGGGAGGCTGTTGCCTTCTTCGATACCGGCGGCACGGTGATCGGGCTTTTCCCGTGGGATCAACTGGCCGCGGATGTCACGCTGCCGGACCAGCCGCGGCCAACAGCCTTTCGCGGTGTGACGCTGGCCTGGAACTGCGGCTCGGTCGAGGAGGTCGACCAGGTGCTGGATTTCGCGATTTCGAAGGGCGCCTCGCTGCTGAAACCCGCGCACAAGACCGACTATGGCGGCTATTCCGGCTATTTCGGCGATCCCGACAACCATCCCTGGGAGGTCGTGGTCGCGCCGGGCATCGAGGTCGGCGACGACCGGCGGGTCCATCTGCCCGACTAG
- a CDS encoding PA0069 family radical SAM protein has product MSRASSHALKHPPVTAPSAPAGATPFPELAVAIERERRRGRGAQSNDSGRFEAEARVAFDDGWQSLDDLPAFKTTVGIDTSRKVIARNDSPDIGFDRSINPYRGCEHGCVYCFARPTHAYLGLSPGLDFESKLLAKPDAPELLEKELAAPGYEPRMIAIGTNTDPYQPIEREYKIMRGILEVLERVGHPVGIVTKSALVTRDIDILSRMAKRNLVKVALSVTTLDPKLARTMEPRASTPPKRLEAIRKLADAGIPATVMVAPVIPALNDSEIERILDAAAHAGAREASYVLLRLPLEVRDLFREWLMANYPDRYRHVFTLIRDMRGGRDYDSQWGTRMKGSGPMAWMIGRRFEVACEKLGLNKRRSKLSIDHFVKPNRSGQQLSLF; this is encoded by the coding sequence ATGAGCCGAGCATCCTCTCATGCCCTCAAGCACCCGCCGGTCACGGCGCCCTCCGCTCCGGCGGGTGCGACTCCTTTTCCAGAGCTCGCGGTCGCCATCGAGCGCGAGCGGCGGCGCGGCCGCGGCGCCCAGTCCAACGACAGCGGCCGGTTCGAAGCCGAGGCGCGGGTCGCGTTCGACGACGGCTGGCAAAGCCTCGACGATCTGCCGGCCTTCAAGACCACGGTCGGGATCGACACCTCGCGCAAGGTCATCGCCCGCAACGACTCGCCCGATATCGGCTTCGACCGCTCGATCAACCCGTATCGGGGCTGCGAGCATGGCTGCGTCTACTGCTTCGCGCGGCCGACCCATGCCTATCTCGGTCTGTCGCCCGGGCTCGATTTCGAATCGAAATTGCTCGCCAAGCCCGATGCGCCCGAACTGCTCGAGAAGGAACTGGCGGCACCGGGTTACGAACCGCGCATGATCGCGATCGGCACCAACACCGATCCGTATCAGCCGATCGAGCGCGAGTACAAAATCATGCGCGGCATTCTCGAAGTGCTCGAGCGCGTCGGCCATCCCGTCGGCATCGTCACCAAATCGGCGCTGGTGACGCGCGACATCGACATTCTCTCGCGGATGGCAAAGCGCAATCTGGTCAAGGTCGCACTGTCGGTGACGACGCTCGATCCCAAGCTCGCGCGCACCATGGAGCCACGGGCCTCGACGCCGCCGAAGCGGCTGGAGGCAATCCGGAAACTGGCGGACGCCGGCATTCCGGCGACCGTGATGGTAGCACCCGTGATTCCCGCGCTGAACGATTCCGAGATCGAGCGCATTCTCGATGCGGCGGCCCATGCCGGCGCCAGGGAGGCCAGCTACGTATTGCTGCGGCTGCCGCTGGAAGTGCGCGACCTGTTTCGCGAATGGCTGATGGCGAACTATCCCGACCGTTACCGCCACGTCTTCACCCTGATCCGCGACATGCGCGGCGGCCGCGACTATGACTCGCAATGGGGCACGCGGATGAAAGGCTCCGGTCCGATGGCCTGGATGATCGGACGCCGGTTCGAGGTCGCCTGCGAGAAGCTCGGCCTCAACAAGCGCCGCTCGAAGCTTTCGATCGATCATTTCGTCAAGCCGAATCGAAGCGGTCAGCAGTTGAGTTTGTTCTAG
- a CDS encoding glycosyl transferase translates to MLSVIIPTEGVEQPAVATLAALVPGAAAGIIREVLLVDRAGTGVIERVADVAGCRFLSFEGTRAAAMAAGARTSRSPWLMFLHAGAVLDSGWIEETSQFIQGVANSGRPRAGIFRYAHSPYADTGFRDGLKFVARMFAGPSADQGLLIARDHYDRLGGYRPDSRRSEARLLRQLGRSARTTLRSRIMVVA, encoded by the coding sequence ATGCTGAGCGTCATCATTCCGACCGAAGGTGTCGAACAACCAGCCGTCGCAACCCTTGCGGCGCTGGTGCCGGGCGCCGCTGCCGGCATCATCCGCGAGGTGCTGCTGGTCGATCGCGCCGGAACCGGTGTCATCGAACGGGTCGCCGACGTGGCCGGCTGCCGTTTTCTATCGTTTGAGGGCACCCGCGCCGCGGCGATGGCGGCGGGCGCACGGACCTCGCGCTCGCCCTGGCTGATGTTCCTGCACGCCGGCGCCGTGCTCGACAGTGGCTGGATCGAAGAGACCTCGCAATTCATCCAGGGCGTCGCCAACAGCGGCAGGCCCCGCGCCGGCATCTTCCGCTACGCCCACTCGCCCTATGCCGACACCGGCTTTCGCGACGGCCTCAAATTCGTCGCCCGCATGTTCGCCGGGCCGTCGGCGGACCAGGGACTGCTGATCGCGCGCGACCACTACGACCGGCTCGGCGGCTACCGGCCGGACTCCCGCCGTTCCGAGGCGCGCCTGCTGCGGCAGCTCGGCCGCTCCGCGCGCACGACACTGCGCAGCCGGATCATGGTGGTGGCCTGA
- a CDS encoding bifunctional helix-turn-helix transcriptional regulator/GNAT family N-acetyltransferase — protein MSQTDTDHHVAAVRAFNRFYTRKLGVLDQQLLKSPYSLSEARVLYELAHREDLSAKEIGSELGLDAGYLSRIVQNFDETGLITRKPLPSDRRQYRLSLTAKGRQACARLERSSQEDVGAMLAALPANGSQQLIGAMAVIERLLGAPNTPPPAAILRGPRPGDMGWVVQSHGALYAGEYGFDSSFEGLVAEITAKFLASFDASRERCWIADIDGAQVGSVFLVRHSDDVAKIRLLLVDPAGRGQKLGQRLVAECIAFAKACGYRKITLWTQSILLAARKIYQDAGFVLVASEANRSFGQDLISETWELEL, from the coding sequence ATGTCCCAGACGGATACCGACCACCACGTCGCGGCGGTCCGCGCCTTCAACCGCTTCTACACCCGCAAGCTCGGCGTGCTCGACCAGCAACTGCTGAAAAGCCCGTATTCGCTGAGCGAGGCCCGGGTGCTGTACGAACTCGCCCACCGCGAAGACCTGTCCGCCAAGGAAATCGGGAGCGAGTTGGGCCTCGACGCCGGCTACCTCAGCCGGATCGTCCAGAATTTCGATGAAACCGGCCTGATCACGCGCAAGCCGCTGCCGTCGGACCGCCGCCAATACCGGCTCAGCCTGACCGCCAAGGGCCGGCAGGCCTGTGCCAGGCTGGAGCGCAGTTCGCAGGAAGATGTCGGCGCGATGCTGGCAGCACTGCCGGCAAACGGTAGCCAACAGCTGATCGGCGCCATGGCCGTGATCGAACGGCTGCTCGGCGCGCCAAATACCCCGCCACCCGCGGCCATCCTGCGCGGCCCCCGCCCCGGCGACATGGGATGGGTGGTGCAGAGCCACGGCGCGCTCTACGCCGGCGAATACGGCTTCGATTCCTCGTTCGAGGGTCTGGTCGCCGAGATCACCGCGAAATTCCTCGCCTCGTTCGACGCGTCGCGGGAACGCTGCTGGATCGCCGACATCGACGGCGCCCAGGTCGGCTCGGTGTTTCTGGTGCGGCATAGCGACGATGTCGCGAAAATTCGCCTGCTGCTGGTCGATCCGGCCGGGCGCGGGCAGAAATTGGGCCAGCGGCTGGTCGCCGAATGCATCGCGTTCGCGAAAGCCTGCGGCTACCGCAAGATCACGTTGTGGACCCAGAGCATTCTGCTCGCCGCCCGCAAGATCTATCAGGATGCCGGCTTCGTGCTGGTCGCGAGCGAGGCGAACCGCAGCTTTGGGCAAGACCTGATCAGCGAAACCTGGGAACTGGAGCTGTGA
- a CDS encoding RSP_7527 family protein: MKPGRRDSPRRVTPDLIAFYTRRAHELRAEYYRNMWRAIWALLTRGWR, translated from the coding sequence GTGAAACCGGGGCGCCGCGATTCTCCGCGACGCGTCACGCCGGATCTCATCGCGTTCTACACCAGGCGCGCGCACGAATTGCGCGCCGAATATTATCGCAACATGTGGCGCGCGATCTGGGCTCTGCTGACCCGCGGTTGGCGCTAA
- the moaB gene encoding molybdenum cofactor biosynthesis protein B, translating into MSSTNETNPFVPLNIAVLTISDTRSLADDKSGTTLADRLTAAGHHLAAREIIVDDIDAIRVVIRRWIADASVDAIITTGGTGFTGRDVTPEAVEPLFEKRMDGFSIAFHMLSHAKIGTSTIQSRATAGVAGATFIFCLPGSPGACRDGWDGILAAQLDYRTRPCNFVEIMPRLDEHLRRPKAKGASA; encoded by the coding sequence ATGTCCTCCACCAACGAAACCAATCCATTCGTTCCGCTCAATATCGCGGTGCTGACGATTTCGGACACGCGGTCGCTGGCCGATGACAAATCCGGCACGACGCTGGCGGACCGGCTGACAGCGGCCGGTCATCATCTGGCGGCGCGCGAGATCATCGTCGACGACATCGACGCGATCCGCGTCGTCATCCGGCGTTGGATCGCCGACGCGAGCGTTGATGCCATCATCACCACCGGCGGCACCGGCTTTACCGGGCGCGACGTCACCCCGGAGGCGGTCGAGCCCCTGTTCGAAAAGCGGATGGACGGTTTTTCCATCGCCTTTCATATGCTCAGCCACGCCAAGATCGGTACCTCGACGATCCAGAGCCGCGCCACCGCCGGCGTTGCCGGCGCGACCTTCATCTTCTGCCTGCCGGGATCGCCGGGCGCCTGCCGCGACGGCTGGGACGGCATCCTCGCCGCCCAGCTCGATTACCGCACCCGCCCCTGCAATTTCGTCGAGATCATGCCGCGGCTGGACGAGCATCTGCGCCGGCCGAAGGCCAAGGGCGCGTCGGCCTAG
- the ypfJ gene encoding KPN_02809 family neutral zinc metallopeptidase: MRYDDFRRSDDIDDRRDDSGGGGMGGGGGFGLPMGGGGLGIGTIIVLGLVGYAFGIDPRILIGGAEILTGGGSQAPSYQTDRRSGPAKTGAPKDEMGSMISGVLGEIDDRWSEIFQASGQSYSGPRIVLFRNATNGGRCGMAQAAMGPFYCPPDKQIFLDTNFFREVETRFHGCSGNACKFTAAYIIAHEAGHHIQNLLGILPRVTRLQQQAGSKAEANALQVKVELQADCLSGVWVNREEKKRPGFLEAGDIDAALTTASAIGDDTLQRQATGRVVPDSFTHGSAAQRKQWFMTGYQQGTVQACNTFGSGG; the protein is encoded by the coding sequence ATGCGTTACGATGATTTTCGCCGCAGCGACGATATCGATGACCGTCGCGACGATAGCGGCGGCGGCGGAATGGGGGGCGGTGGCGGCTTCGGTCTTCCGATGGGCGGCGGCGGGCTCGGCATCGGCACCATCATCGTGCTCGGCCTGGTCGGCTATGCCTTTGGCATCGATCCGCGCATCCTGATCGGCGGCGCCGAAATCCTCACCGGCGGCGGCAGCCAGGCACCGAGCTATCAGACCGATCGCCGGTCGGGGCCGGCCAAGACCGGCGCGCCGAAGGACGAGATGGGCAGCATGATCTCCGGCGTGCTCGGCGAAATCGACGATCGCTGGAGCGAGATTTTCCAGGCCAGCGGGCAATCCTATTCGGGACCGCGCATCGTGCTGTTCCGCAACGCCACCAATGGCGGGCGCTGCGGCATGGCGCAGGCGGCGATGGGGCCGTTCTACTGCCCGCCGGACAAGCAGATCTTCCTCGACACCAACTTCTTCCGCGAGGTCGAGACGCGCTTCCACGGCTGCTCGGGCAACGCCTGCAAGTTCACCGCGGCCTACATTATCGCGCATGAAGCGGGACACCACATCCAGAACCTGCTCGGCATCCTGCCGCGCGTCACGCGGCTGCAGCAGCAGGCGGGCAGCAAGGCGGAAGCCAACGCGCTGCAGGTCAAGGTCGAGCTGCAGGCCGATTGCCTGTCCGGCGTCTGGGTCAACCGCGAAGAGAAGAAGCGTCCGGGCTTCCTCGAAGCCGGCGATATCGACGCGGCGCTGACCACGGCAAGCGCGATCGGCGACGACACGCTGCAGCGGCAGGCGACGGGCAGGGTGGTGCCCGACTCCTTCACCCACGGCTCCGCCGCGCAGCGCAAGCAATGGTTCATGACCGGCTATCAACAAGGCACGGTGCAGGCCTGCAACACGTTTGGGTCGGGTGGGTAG